The proteins below are encoded in one region of Epinephelus lanceolatus isolate andai-2023 chromosome 7, ASM4190304v1, whole genome shotgun sequence:
- the ndufc1 gene encoding NADH dehydrogenase [ubiquinone] 1 subunit C1, mitochondrial isoform X1, producing MTFHQLFSRAALVSKVFTVGSRSAFTSSKPDIANPNWLRVGLAFGSSVFLWGLLFKQHSTDVHEYKVRNGLE from the exons ATGACTTTCCACCAGTTATTTTCTAGAGCAGCTCTCGTCAGCAAAG tttttacaGTTGGATCCAGGTCTGCATTCACAAGCTCCAAGCCTGACATTGCTAATCCCAACTGGTTAAGAGTGGGCCTTGCCTTCGGATCATCTGTTTTCCTCTGGGGCCTG CTCTTCAAGCAACACAGCACAGATGTACATGAATACAAAGTGAGGAATGGCCTGGAATAA
- the LOC117261105 gene encoding N-alpha-acetyltransferase 15, NatA auxiliary subunit — MPTITLPPKENALFKRILRCYEHKQYRNGLKFCKQILGNPKFAEHGETLAMKGLTLNCLGKKEEAYELVRRGLRNDLKSHVCWHVYGLLQRSDKKYDEAIKCYRNALKWDKDNLQILRDLSLLQIQMRDLEGYRETRYQLLQLRPAQRASWIGYAVAYHLLEDFEMAAKIVEEFRKTQQTSPDKVDYEYSELLLYQNQVLREAGLHKEALDHLNNYEKQICDKLAVEETRGELLLKLERPDEASEVYKRLQERNPENWAYYQGLEKALKPESVEDRQKIYEESWVKFPKGLVPRRLPLNFLTGEKFRECLDSYLRMNFSKGCPPVFTTLKSLYTDKEKVTIIEELVVGYETCLKNCRMFSENDDGKEEPPTTLLWVQYFLAQHFDYIDQPSLALEYINTAIDSTPTLIELFLIKAKIFKHAGNIKEAARWMDEAQALDTADRFINSKCAKYMLKAGLIKEAEEMCSKFTREGTSAVENLNEMQCMWFQTECALAYNTMNKFGEALKKCHEIERHFVEITDDQFDFHTYCMRKMTLRSYVDLLKLEDVLRQHPFYYKAARTAIQIYLILHDKPLTDDSKESQADTENLTDKELKKLRNKQRRAQKKAQLEEEKKNAEKEKQLKNQKKKKEDDDEEIGGPKEELIPDKLAKVENPLEEAVKFLIPLKNLVRNKIETHLLAFEIYFRKEKYLLMLQSVKRAVTIEPSNPWLHQCLVRFFRGVRESADLPEAVRTVLKQEISRLFGESNPQSFNKNYLSQHSNSIPHRLAAAKMMVYLEPSSDKMACEIATALDESLSGKSIQICTEVLEALRDGQLGEGQQKAAEAYRAACHKIYPYSLAFMPPGYQDNTTTISANGDLSAGEHDDMANEM, encoded by the exons ATGCCCACAATCACTCTACCGCCGAAGGAGAATGCTCTCTTCAAGAGAATATTG AGATGCTATGAACACAAGCAGTACAGGAACGGCCTGAAGTTCTGCAAACAGATCCTGGGCAACCCAAAGTTTGCTGAACATGGAG AGACGCTGGCCATGAAGGGTTTAACCCTTAATTGTCTGGGCAAGAAGGAGGAGGCCTATGAGCTGGTGAGACGAGGCCTACGCAACGACCTCAAGAGCCACGTCT gctggcatgtgtacggcctgCTGCAGCGCTCAGATAAAAAGTATGACGAGGCCATCAAGTGTTACCGCAATGCTCTGAAGTGGGACAAGGACAACCTGCAGATCCTGCGAGACCTCTCTCTGCTGCAGATCCAGATGAGAGACCTGGAGGGATACAGG GAGACTCGATACCAGCTGCTTCAGCTCCGTCCAGCCCAGCGGGCTTCGTGGATTGGATATGCTGTAGCCTATCACCTGTTAGAGGACTTTGAGATGGCTGCTAAGATTGTTGAGGAGTTCCGCAAAACGCAGCAG aCATCTCCAGACAAGGTTGACTACGAGTACAGTGAACTGCTGCTGTATCAGAACCAGGTTCTGAGGGAGGCCGGCCTGCACAAGGAGGCTCTGGATCACCTCAACAATTACGAGAAACAGATCTGTGACAAACTGGCTGTGGAGGAGACAAGAG gaGAGCTGCTGCTGAAGCTGGAGAGGCCTGATGAGGCTTCTGAGGTCTACAAGAGACTCCAAGAAAGAAACCCTGAGAACTGGGCCTACTACCAGGGTCTGGAAAAGGCCTTAAAGCCAG aAAGTGTAGAGGATCGCCAGAAAATTTATGAGGAGTCCTGGGTGAAGTTTCCTAAAGGCCTGGTTCCCCGAAGACTGCCTCTTAATTTCCTGACAG GAGAGAAGTTTCGTGAATGTCTCGACAGCTACCTGAGGATGAACTTCAGTAAAGGCTGCCCACCTGTCTTCACTACCCTCAAATCCCTCTACACCGACAAAGAAAAG GTTACAATCATTGAAGAATTAGTAGTTGGCTATGAAACCTGTTTAAAAAACTGTCGAATGTTTAGTGAAAAtg ATGATGGGAAGGAGGAGCCCCCTACCACCCTGTTGTGGGTACAGTATTTCCTGGCACAGCACTTTGACTACATAGACCAGCCCAGCCTCGCCCTGGAGTACATCAACACGGCCATCGACAGCACGCCCACGCTCATTGAGCTCTTCCTCATCAAGGCCAAGATCTTCAAG CATGCAGGCAACATAAAGGAAGCAGCTCGGTGGATGGACGAAGCTCAGGCCCTGGACACTGCTGACCGTTTCATCAACTCCAAGTGTGCCAAGTACATGCTGAAGGCTGGCCTCATcaaagaggcagaggaaatGTGCTCCAAGTTCACACGG gagGGGACATCTGCAGTAGAGAACCTGAATGAGATGCAGTGCATGTGGTTCCAGACAGAGTGTGCCTTGGCTTACAACACCATGAACAAGTTTGGAGAGGCTCTGAAGAAGTGCCATGAGATTGAGAGG CATTTTGTGGAGATCACAGACGACCAGTTTGACTTCCACACCTACTGCATGAGGAAGATGACGCTGCGCTCCTACGTGGACCTGCTGAAGCTGGAGGACGTACTGCGGCAGCATCCGTTTTACTACAAAGCTGCTCGAACCGCCATCCAGATCTACCTGATCCTGCATGACAAGCCTCTGACTGATGACAGCAAGGAGAGCCAGGCGGACACCG AAAATCTGACAGACAAGGAGCTGAAGAAACTGCGCAACAAACAGCGAAGAGCCCAGAAGAAGGCCCAGttagaagaggagaagaagaatgcAGAGAAGGAGAAACAGCTAAAgaaccagaagaagaagaaggaggatgACGATGAGGAGATAGGAGGGCCCAAAGAGGAGCTAATACCAGACAAACTGGCCAAG GTTGAGAATCCTCTGGAGGAGGCAGTGAAGTTCCTGATCCCGCTTAAGAACCTGGTGCGCAACAAGATCGAGACTCACCTCCTGGCCTTCGAGATCTACTTCAGGAAAG AGAAGTACCTGTTGATGCTTCAGTCAGTAAAGAGGGCTGTAACCATAGAGCCTTCCAACCCATGGCTGCACCAGTGTCTAGTGCGCTTCTTCAGAGGAG tgcgTGAGAGTGCAGACTTGCCGGAGGCAGTGAGGACGGTGTTGAAGCAGGAGATCTCCAGGCTGTTTGGGGAGAGCAACCCTCAGAGCTTTAACAAGAACTACCTGAGCCAACACTCAAACTCCATCCCACACCGACTGGCTG CTGCTAAGATGATGGTCTACCTGGAGCCTTCCTCTGACAAGATGGCCTGTGAGATAGCTACGGCCCTGGATGAGTCACTGTCCGGAAAAAGTATCCAG ATCTGTACTGAGGTGCTGGAGGCTCTGCGTGACGGGCAGCTGGGCGAGGGCCAGCAGAAGGCTGCTGAGGCTTACCGAGCCGCCTGCCATAAGATCTACCCCTACAGCCTGGCCTTCATGCCTCCCGGTTACCAAGACAACACCACCACAATCAGTGCCAATGGCGACCTGTCGGCAGGAGAGCATGATGACATGGCAAACGAAATGTGA
- the ndufc1 gene encoding NADH dehydrogenase [ubiquinone] 1 subunit C1, mitochondrial isoform X2 produces MTFHQLFSRAALVSKVGSRSAFTSSKPDIANPNWLRVGLAFGSSVFLWGLLFKQHSTDVHEYKVRNGLE; encoded by the exons ATGACTTTCCACCAGTTATTTTCTAGAGCAGCTCTCGTCAGCAAAG TTGGATCCAGGTCTGCATTCACAAGCTCCAAGCCTGACATTGCTAATCCCAACTGGTTAAGAGTGGGCCTTGCCTTCGGATCATCTGTTTTCCTCTGGGGCCTG CTCTTCAAGCAACACAGCACAGATGTACATGAATACAAAGTGAGGAATGGCCTGGAATAA